Part of the Kitasatospora sp. NBC_01266 genome, CCGACGGTGACCTGCGGCCCACGCGGCATGCAGGGATCACGTGCAGGTACTCGGCTGCGGCCAAGCGGTGCGGGCGGGCCCGCATCCTGCCGGACGGGTCGGGGAGAGGGCACGGCAGGCTACGGCCTGCCGTGCTCCACTTCTCCCGATCGGCCCTTGCCCCATGCCCGTTGCCCCGGACCGTCCGGTAGCCCCAACTGCCGCCGAGCGCGAGACGGGGCCGCAGCTGGACACGGTGCCCGAAGGGCCTCCGGAGCCGACCACTAAGAAGCGACGAGACTGGGGCCCGAGTTCGGGTGTTCGGCCGCGGACCGTCGGCCGCGTCCCGTCAGGTACCGGCCGCAGGCCACCAGGAGCAGGATCCCGTAGGCGCCGATCTCGGTCCACAGCATCGGAGCCGGGTGGTAGGCGAGGACGTCGCAGAACCAGGGCAGCGTGGCCAGGAGCGCACCGGCGACGGCCGCGGGGTTCGATCGGAGGCGGGCGAGGGCGGCGAGGATCACCGCACCCATCACGATGACGGGCCACGGCGAGCGATCGCCTGGGACGAGTCCCGGCACCCCCAGACTCCAAGCCACCGGCGGCAGCACGATCGCGGCCGCGGTGCCCAGCATCGCCCACCTGCTGCGGAGCGAGAGCGGCTGCAGGTCGGGCGGTGCGCACAGCAGCAGCACGATGACCAGTGCGAGGAACGGGACCCGCGCGGGCGCGGGGTTCGACAGCTGCACCAGGACAGGGCCGCCAGCACCGAACGCGATCCGCGCGACGTGCGGCCCCAGGGCGACCGCCGACGCCACCAGCAGCGCCGCGCTGCCGACCAGGGCCAACAGCCTTGCCCAGGTCCAGCGTCCGGCGACGGCGCAGAGCAGGGCGAGCGCCGACAGCGCGTTGAACACGACGCTGAACGGCCGCAGCGCCGCGGACTCGGGCGTGTAGATGGTCGGGACGAGGCCGATCAGGGCCGAAGCGGCGGTGCCGACCAGCACGTACGGCGCGGCGGCACCCAGTGCCCTTCCTGCCGGAGTGGCGGACGTGACGCCCAGCCGGACCCGGGTCGCGTGCCCGAACAGGTCGAAGGTCTCCCGTGCGCGGGCCACCCGCCCGCCGGCCGCTTCCCGAGCCTCCTGGTGGAGCGCCGCGATCTCCTCGCCGTGCTGCTGCCAGTACGCGGCGGGGTAGAGGCGCCGCAGCCGGCCGGCGGCCGGGGGCTCGGTGGAGTGCTGCGGGTTCACGCGAAGGATTCCTTCCCACGGGACATGAAGGGGCCGGCGAGGCGGCGTTCGACTTCCGCGGCGGCGGAGCGCAGGCGCTGGGCCTCGGCCGCGAGCACCACCCGCCCTTGCCCGGTCAGGCGGTAGCTGCGGCGGAGCCTGCCCGCCACGGTCTCCTCGCTGTGCACCTCGATGAGGTCTTCCAGGACGAGACGTTCCAGGGCGCCGTACAGGGTGCCGGTGCGCAGTCGCACCCTCCCCTGAGAGATCGCCAGGACCTCCTGGACGATGGCGTATCCGTGTCGCGGCTGGTCGGCCAGGACCGTCAGCATGAGCAGGGTCGGTTCCTGCAGTGCGCGCTGCGTCATGACCCGAAGCATAGGT contains:
- a CDS encoding PadR family transcriptional regulator, which produces MTQRALQEPTLLMLTVLADQPRHGYAIVQEVLAISQGRVRLRTGTLYGALERLVLEDLIEVHSEETVAGRLRRSYRLTGQGRVVLAAEAQRLRSAAAEVERRLAGPFMSRGKESFA